In a genomic window of Pararge aegeria chromosome 7, ilParAegt1.1, whole genome shotgun sequence:
- the LOC120625116 gene encoding uncharacterized protein LOC120625116 isoform X1 has product MARDVHLQWDDEDRYTTDRDSDDSPILNYRYDKHRRYEYNIREIKPERERRWAVTLAAKCSLFSTAMILFCVLLYIPVYNRANDQLPKELIDVHAPLKTVELKHVPAPWVTPEIKDLMSKRNTAEIAVAGWSVHTNRDTKIYVQPDNVTTVHEPKYICPKATRSKTNNLFLLIVVCSSTSNFEKRVAIRETWGSYKNYLKSGKIFHLIREKYEKYNYTYDLYRESINPRLNVNLSVNKLVRRKRDISVIGRVLPELAKALQSNLANGDNEVQEKRFEDEKEEEAMPEFDMEKELNENEDLNMDYDYPSNVMKIPPKGYEDNPDLDEVLSMLKKSKDFPKEEILEEETGSTVDFKLVFLLGLPSQENDTSIQDKIEEEVEKYGDVIQEGFVDSYNNLTLKSIMMLKWVTNNCNESVRYFLKTDDDVYVNVPNLVLNLQNRSQVHDSTKGQEKEYLLIGDLICGARPVQDVSNKWYSPRYMYGGRVYPRYLSGTGYVLSSHTAMALYEAALRTSYFHLEDIYITGMCAVRAKPRIVPRDEPGFSYTAVGNNACAAHSHLTAHRVEPAHMRHIATRLADTRIVDKCERIRLTQVKKTQSRMYVIYKYLQLLVSNVC; this is encoded by the exons ATGGCACGGGATGTGCACCTGCAATGGGATGATGAAGACAGGTACACCACAGACCGAGACAGCGACGACAGCCCCATACTCAACTACAG ATACGACAAACACCGCCGCTACGAGTACAATATCCGCGAGATCAAGCCAGAAAGAGAGAGAAGATGGGCGGTGACCCTCGCCGCCAAGTGCTCTCTTTTCAGCACTGCGATGATACTGTTCTGCGTGCTTCTCTACATCCCCGTGTACAACCGGGCCAACGACCAGCTGCCCAAAG AACTTATAGATGTGCACGCTCCTTTGAAAACCGTAGAATTAAAACATGTTCCTGCGCCCTGGGTAACTCCTGAGATTAAAGATCTCATGAGCAAACGCAATACGGCCGAAA TTGCTGTAGCAGGCTGGTCAGTTCACACAAACCGGGACACAAAAATATACGTCCAGCCAGACAATGTGACCACAGTACACGAACCAAAATACATTTGTCCGAAAGCTACCAGAAGCAAAACCAATAATCTATTCCTCTTAATAGTAGTATGCTCTTCCACAAGCAACTTTGAGAAACGGGTAGCTATAAGAGAAACGTGGGGAAGTTATAAAAACTACCTGAAATCGGGGAAAATTTTCCACTTGATCAGGGAAAAATACGAGAAATATAATTACACTTACGACCTGTACAGAGAATCTATAAATCCAAGGCTTAACGTAAATTTAAgtgtaaataaattagttaGGAGGAAACGTGACATATCTGTGATTGGACGAGTGTTGCCAGAATTGGCGAAGGCTTTGCAAAGCAATTTGGCCAACGGTGATAATGAGGTGCAAGAAAAGAGATTCGAGGACGAGAAAGAGGAAGAAGCGATGCCGGAGTTCGATATGGAGAAAGAGTTGAATGAGAATGAGGACTTAAACATGGACTATGATTATCCTTCTAACGTTATGAAAATACCTCCGAAAG gttaCGAAGACAACCCCGACCTAGACGAAGTTTTGTCTATGTTAAAAAAGTCAAAAGATTTCCCTAAGGAGGAGATTTTGGAAGAGGAAACTGGCAGCACTGTCGATTTTAAACTGGTCTTCCTCCTGGGGTTGCCATCCCAAGAGAACGACACATCAATCCAGGATAAAATAGAGGAAGAGGTGGAGAAATATGGGGATGTCATCCAGGAGGGTTTCGTTGATTCATACAACAATTTGACGTTGAAATCTATTATGATGCTAAAATGGGTCACTAACAATTGTAATGAGAGCG TCCGCTATTTTCTCAAAACGGATGACGATGTGTACGTCAATGTGCCAAATCTGGTTCTCAATCTCCAAAATCGATCTCAAGTCCACGACAGCACCAAGGGTCAAGAGAAGGAGTATCTTCTGATTGGAGACCTCATATGCGGCGCGAGGCCCGTGCAAGACGTTAGTAATAAGTG GTACAGTCCGCGGTACATGTACGGTGGAAGGGTGTACCCGCGGTACCTCTCCGGTACGGGGTACGTGCTCTCGTCCCATACCGCGATGGCGCTGTACGAGGCAGCTCTGCGTACCAGCTACTTCCATTTAGAAGATATTTATATCACAG GCATGTGTGCGGTGCGAGCCAAGCCACGCATAGTGCCTCGCGACGAGCCCGGCTTCTCGTACACCGCCGTGGGGAACAACGCGTGCGCCGCGCACTCGCACCTCACCGCGCACCGCGTGGAGCCCGCGCACATGCGACACATCGCCACCAGGCTGGCGGACACGCGCATTGTCGACAA ATGCGAGAGAATACGACTAACGCAG
- the LOC120625116 gene encoding uncharacterized protein LOC120625116 isoform X2 gives MARDVHLQWDDEDRYTTDRDSDDSPILNYRYDKHRRYEYNIREIKPERERRWAVTLAAKCSLFSTAMILFCVLLYIPVYNRANDQLPKVAVAGWSVHTNRDTKIYVQPDNVTTVHEPKYICPKATRSKTNNLFLLIVVCSSTSNFEKRVAIRETWGSYKNYLKSGKIFHLIREKYEKYNYTYDLYRESINPRLNVNLSVNKLVRRKRDISVIGRVLPELAKALQSNLANGDNEVQEKRFEDEKEEEAMPEFDMEKELNENEDLNMDYDYPSNVMKIPPKGYEDNPDLDEVLSMLKKSKDFPKEEILEEETGSTVDFKLVFLLGLPSQENDTSIQDKIEEEVEKYGDVIQEGFVDSYNNLTLKSIMMLKWVTNNCNESVRYFLKTDDDVYVNVPNLVLNLQNRSQVHDSTKGQEKEYLLIGDLICGARPVQDVSNKWYSPRYMYGGRVYPRYLSGTGYVLSSHTAMALYEAALRTSYFHLEDIYITGMCAVRAKPRIVPRDEPGFSYTAVGNNACAAHSHLTAHRVEPAHMRHIATRLADTRIVDKCERIRLTQVKKTQSRMYVIYKYLQLLVSNVC, from the exons ATGGCACGGGATGTGCACCTGCAATGGGATGATGAAGACAGGTACACCACAGACCGAGACAGCGACGACAGCCCCATACTCAACTACAG ATACGACAAACACCGCCGCTACGAGTACAATATCCGCGAGATCAAGCCAGAAAGAGAGAGAAGATGGGCGGTGACCCTCGCCGCCAAGTGCTCTCTTTTCAGCACTGCGATGATACTGTTCTGCGTGCTTCTCTACATCCCCGTGTACAACCGGGCCAACGACCAGCTGCCCAAAG TTGCTGTAGCAGGCTGGTCAGTTCACACAAACCGGGACACAAAAATATACGTCCAGCCAGACAATGTGACCACAGTACACGAACCAAAATACATTTGTCCGAAAGCTACCAGAAGCAAAACCAATAATCTATTCCTCTTAATAGTAGTATGCTCTTCCACAAGCAACTTTGAGAAACGGGTAGCTATAAGAGAAACGTGGGGAAGTTATAAAAACTACCTGAAATCGGGGAAAATTTTCCACTTGATCAGGGAAAAATACGAGAAATATAATTACACTTACGACCTGTACAGAGAATCTATAAATCCAAGGCTTAACGTAAATTTAAgtgtaaataaattagttaGGAGGAAACGTGACATATCTGTGATTGGACGAGTGTTGCCAGAATTGGCGAAGGCTTTGCAAAGCAATTTGGCCAACGGTGATAATGAGGTGCAAGAAAAGAGATTCGAGGACGAGAAAGAGGAAGAAGCGATGCCGGAGTTCGATATGGAGAAAGAGTTGAATGAGAATGAGGACTTAAACATGGACTATGATTATCCTTCTAACGTTATGAAAATACCTCCGAAAG gttaCGAAGACAACCCCGACCTAGACGAAGTTTTGTCTATGTTAAAAAAGTCAAAAGATTTCCCTAAGGAGGAGATTTTGGAAGAGGAAACTGGCAGCACTGTCGATTTTAAACTGGTCTTCCTCCTGGGGTTGCCATCCCAAGAGAACGACACATCAATCCAGGATAAAATAGAGGAAGAGGTGGAGAAATATGGGGATGTCATCCAGGAGGGTTTCGTTGATTCATACAACAATTTGACGTTGAAATCTATTATGATGCTAAAATGGGTCACTAACAATTGTAATGAGAGCG TCCGCTATTTTCTCAAAACGGATGACGATGTGTACGTCAATGTGCCAAATCTGGTTCTCAATCTCCAAAATCGATCTCAAGTCCACGACAGCACCAAGGGTCAAGAGAAGGAGTATCTTCTGATTGGAGACCTCATATGCGGCGCGAGGCCCGTGCAAGACGTTAGTAATAAGTG GTACAGTCCGCGGTACATGTACGGTGGAAGGGTGTACCCGCGGTACCTCTCCGGTACGGGGTACGTGCTCTCGTCCCATACCGCGATGGCGCTGTACGAGGCAGCTCTGCGTACCAGCTACTTCCATTTAGAAGATATTTATATCACAG GCATGTGTGCGGTGCGAGCCAAGCCACGCATAGTGCCTCGCGACGAGCCCGGCTTCTCGTACACCGCCGTGGGGAACAACGCGTGCGCCGCGCACTCGCACCTCACCGCGCACCGCGTGGAGCCCGCGCACATGCGACACATCGCCACCAGGCTGGCGGACACGCGCATTGTCGACAA ATGCGAGAGAATACGACTAACGCAG